In Sus scrofa isolate TJ Tabasco breed Duroc chromosome 14, Sscrofa11.1, whole genome shotgun sequence, the sequence TGTCCACAGTGCAGGGGGGGAGGTCCACAGTGCAGAGCCAACCCCTCTGATCTTTTCACAGCAACGGCCACTCTCCCAACCCACCCCTTGGGGTCCGGAGTCCCGTTACCTTGGTAGGGGAGCCCAGAATAGGAGGCAGGGGGTTCCGTTGCAGGAAGTCAGGCAGCTTGGGTGAACCACGCAAGGGCCGGCAGGACTGTAGCCCATGGGAGGGCTGCGGGGGGCTGGCCTGCGGGTGGCCAAATGCCACTCCCAGCGGGTCCGTGGGGGGCTTGGGCAGCTTGGGACGGACGACATGTAGGTCGGAGAGGTTGGGGGCGCTGTGCAGGCGGCAGCCCAGTCCAGCAGTGTGGGGAGAGTGTTCTGGCGCAGAGGAGCCTGGGGTGGGACAGGATAGGCCTAGTCACAGCTGTCTGTGGCCCAGGCCACAACACCAACCAGGACAGTGCACGGAGGCCACCAAATCTGCTAATGATCCCCTTCACCCTCCCAGCCACCTGTGTGGCACTGCACCTATGCTCCACTGCACACCTGAGAGACAGGCACAGAGAGCAGGGATGGCGATGGGGTTTGAACCCCAGAGTTGACCTCCTTAACCTGAAGCCTTCAgctttgtttccttgtttgtttgtttttttcctttagggccacacgcggcatatggaagttctcaggctagagatggaattggagctgtagctgctggtctacaccacagccacagcaatgcgggatctgaggcacatctgcaagctacaccacggctcccagaaatgccagatccttcatccactgagtgaggctaggggtcaaacccacgtcctcgtggataccagctggattcttaacctactgagccacaacagaactccaggcTTCAGCTTGTAAAAATAGTCTCATGGAACCTCCCCCctaccctctctctttctttttttttttttttgtctttttgccttttctagggccgctcccgcggcatatggagcttcccaggctagggatctaattggagctgtagccgccggcctacaccacagccacagcaatgcgggatctgagccgcgtcagcgacctacaccacagctcacggcaatgccggatccttaacccactgagcaaggccagggaacgaacccgcaacctcatggttcctagtcggattcgttaaccactgcaccacgatgggaactcctccccgcTCCCTCTCTTTGCTTCCTAGGAGATGACGATTGTGACAGGTCAGCCCAGCTCCTCCACGCTGCCCCCCGACCCCAAGCTCCACCCTCACACCCATCGGGCTAGGACTGTACTTACCTGGTCGAGGGGACCTGCCACCCCGCATCTCAGCTGCTTGTGGGGAGGGCGCCCCACTCCAGCCTGGCCGCTCAGGGATGGTTCCGACTTGGGAGAAAAGAGGAATCACCAAGGTCAAGGTGGGATGGAGACGACGTgcgtgtgcccccaccccccactcacACAGGGAGACGCCCAGTCTCTGCAATGTGCAGCTCACCTTGGGGAGATGGTGTGTAAGGCCGGCCTCCACCCAGGGAGAGCTTCCTGGCCAAGGCAGCTCCATGCTCGGCATGAGATGGGGGCGATGGGCTGGCCCGTGCAAAGCCCAGCGGGCTGGTGCTGCCCGACCTGCGGATGGCAGAGGACCTGGGCACACAAGAAGGCACAAGGTATGAGCCCTCAGCCATGCCCATGAGCACGCCACATGTTGGGCCCCCCTCCATTCAAATAATGGGCTTCCCCAGAAGTGAAAACCAGGCGGGAGTGCCCAGGGCACCCTCAGGCCTGAGGTCGAAATCCCTTGCCTGGGCAACCGCCAACCCCCAGTGGCTTCTgtgaattaccaaaaaaaaaaaaaggcccctcTCCTGTCtgttgaaatttataaaaatcaatgcCGGTTTCGTAAACACAAGACACTTTACTGACATTCAGAAAACACTCAACACATCTAGAATCTCAGTATGTCCACAAAGTAAGTGGCAGTGCTAACAGTTACACAGTGAGGAGCCTACACAACTGTGCATGTGAAATGGCCTTGTACCTCTCCCAGTGGGCTGCAGTGGGGTTCTCATTACTCTCTTCCAAGACACACCTGGCCACTGGGGAGCCCCTTGCACTCACCGTGCGGTCTGGTACTGGGTGGGTGACTGAAGGTTCTGCTCAATGCGCTGGTAGTTCTGCACCTGAGTGGGGACTGGGATGGGGACAGAGGCACCACACCTGCTGCTGGAGAATGCACCGGCCCGGCTGTGGGGTAGAGAGGTTGGGGTCACTGCAGATGGGGCGCTTGACCCAGACATCCTGGGGCAGAGGCCACTCTAGGCCACCTGCTTCCGTGCTTCTGCACATAACTGGTTCTGTTTCTATTTGGGTACCAGAGGCTGCCTGTCCACAACCCACTCCATCCACTCTCTGCACCCAGGTGGCTTCTGGTTGAGACCAGAAGTAGGAAGTGGGATAGAGGATAGCGAGGCCAGGCCAGCTCTGGAAGTCAAGGGTGGTGATGACCCTGGTTTCGGGTGGTTCCCATAGccacccctggcctctacccCCAACCCTGGTCTGcatcccttccttctctgctggAGCACCCAGGAGGAGCTTGGCATCCTGCTGGGCTTGAAGGCGGGCAGAGCCTCTTCCAGCACGTGACTCAGGAATGGGGAGCTGCGACACGCGAGGGAAGCCCCAGCTACGGCCCTGGGGCGGAGTACAAtgctccccagcccagccagggGCCCTGCTTACCCTGAGGGGCTGAGGGAGCTGCTGCAGGGCGGGGAAGGAGATGGGGTCCGGCCACGGCTCTCTGGGCCAGCTGAGGCCGCCAGTGAGCTCCTGGTGGAGACAGAGCAGGCAGGGCCTCACATTCGAGCGAACCGTGCACACAGAGCCCCGGGGCCCTCCCTGGGATCCGTCCTGTTCCTTCCTGTCAAACCTGGGCAGGGGCTGTCAAAGGACAGCCTGCAGGCATTTCCCTCCCCCCAAGACAAGGAGGGTTTGGGGCAGGGGCTCACCCGCTGCACATCAGGCTGTCCGGTGGGGGCTTGGCACAAGCTGCATCAGCTACCAGGTCACCTGTGGAAGGGAGATAGGTGAGGCCAGGCCCAGGTGTCCTCTCTCATCAGGACGAGCTTCCATACAGCCCTCCCAGGCCACCTTCTATGCCTGACTCCCCAGTGGCCCCACACAGACAGAAGTGGGGACTCTTGGCTTTGTGACACAAAGGTACCTCTTCAAGGGCAGGCTGGGGGTCACACTGGGCCCAGTGCTCTCATGTCTCAACCCGTCACTTGGACTGTCAACCCCCTCTGCCTGCCTGGACCTCTGAGACCCGCCCTGCCTGTCAGCCTTCAGCCAACTCCAGGCCAGGTGTCCCCAGCTCCAGTCCACTCCTACAGGACCTTTTGGGTCTCCACCTTCCTGCCGTTCTCCTTGTGCAGCCCGAGACTGGGTATAGGGCCCCTCCCTAACCAGGGTCAAATGGTGTGGCCCACTAGACACCAGCACCTGCTCCCACCCAGCCCTATGCGAGGTGTGTCAGGGCTGGCAGGGCCAGTGAGAGAAGTGCCAGCATCCAGGGTCACCAGGAGATCTGAGGACCCCAGGACAGGGCTTTGGGAGGGGCCAGGCCTGCCCCAGAGGCTAGAGCACCTCCCCACCAACACACACCCTCAGCAAATACAGAGTGGGCACAGCTCCCCATACGGAGCAGGGCTCTCAGAAAGAGCCCACGCTGGCTTTCACTCGGGTACTAGACAGTATTGGGAGGTGAGAAAAGCAGGGTCTGTTCATGGCCCTCTGCCCACCCACAGCCCACAGCGGGGCTGAGCTCTGACTCTATGGCTAAGCCATGGTGTGGAAGCTTCCAGAAGCCCATCCTCAAGGCACATGTGGGACCCACGGCGCTCCCCTTGACCACCCCTCCGAGtgaatccctgacctggaaactggGCTGGGACCATGACAAAGTCGTCGGTGTCACAGGATGAGTCCTTGCTGCTGCCGCCTGAGTCCCGGGAGCCCTGCAGGAAGCCGGCGGCGTCGGCTGGGGAGGTCAGGGTCttctggagctgctgctgcatcTCTCCCAGGGACTGGGGGTTAGTGCGGAGGTCACTGAGACTGGGGCTCAGGCCCTGGGTGAGGGCAGACCCCTGGGAAGAGGGCTCTGCACTTTATTCTCCCCACAGGCCATTCCTctcctctgatttctttctttttccttttaggctgcacccgcatcgtgtggaagttcctgggccagggatcaaacctgcaccacagcagccacccgagccgcagcagtgacaacaccagatccttaacccgctgagctgtaAGGTCAGTCCATCCTCTGTGATTTCTGAAGCCACACCCAGGCCGAGCCTGAACCCCGAAGGGACAGTCACCTCACCCCGCCACCCAGAGTGAGGAAACACTTGGCTCCCACAGAGCTCCAGGGAGACCCCATTTCAGGTCACCCTCCCCCCATCTCGCCATCTGTCCTGTGAAGGCCTGAACAGTGTGGTGTGCTGGGGACATGTGCAAAGGAGATCTTCCTGTTGGCTGGCCCTGCCTTCTGCTCAGCAGAAGGGGCACCTGGAAGGTCTGCCTTCAGGCATGAGCGAGAGCCCCAGCTGGGCCGCGCAGGACAGACAGAGGGAGGGACAAGCCCCAATCCCCCCAATCCCTGTGCACAACCTTCGCAGACCTCACACCACCCGTGCCGTCACATGGGCTGTGGGTGGGGTCCCGGGACACAAGATCCCTGAACATGAGGGCTCTGTTCGAGTCCACCTGCATACCAGCCAGCACACACCAAGGCTTGGAGCTGCCATGATCCTGAATGGGGACAGGGGGGCCCTGACGGGGGTTCTtcactcctttattttatttttttagggctgcacccacagtatatggtagttcccaggctaggggtcgaattggagctacagctgcaggcctacaccacagccacagcaatgccggatctgagccatgtttgtgacctacaccacagatcacggcaatatgcaggatccttaacccactgagcaaggccagggatcgaaccggaatcctcgtagatactagtagggttcttaaccctctgagtcccaacgggaactccagtctttgcCCGCTTCTAACCCCTCCACAATTCACGAGCAGAACATGTCTATCTGGGGTGATCTGACCAGAcggcacagcagagacaaaggTGGCTGCTAAGGCAGCAGAGTCTCGACAGCATTGCTGCAGGGCTCCACCCATCCCAAAGCCCAGGGAAGAGAAGCCCGCAGCATGGACCCTTCATAGAACTCACCGGTGGCGAGGCCAGGTGTGAGGTGGAGCTGCTGCTGGAACTGCTGCCGGACCCCGAGCTTGGGTACGAGGGCACAGGCACAGGTGGCGCTGGCGGAGGAGGCAGGTCAGGATAGGACACCCTCACTCTGGCTCTGCACGCTTCCACCCCGTCAGCATCAGCCTCAGCCTCCGCAGAGGACAGTGCTGGCTTGGGCCCCATGGACAGAGGAACCCAGGGCCTGGAAGGGAACCTGAGGGaggcccctgccccctcctctccaaACCTGCTGCCCCAAGTGGGCTGAGCTCCAGCCCACCCAATGGCCTTGGGTGACTACTGGCTGGAGGAAGGCTAAGGAGCTGGTACCCTCCCACCGCCCAGGATGGTGCTATCAGCCCAAGGGGAGTCCTTGGGACCCTCAGGGACTCACACTTCTTCACAGCGGCACTGGCATCAAGGAAGGGGTGATGGAAAAACTCATCTGCAGGAATAAGAGGGCCTAGGGTTCAGGAGGGCTCCTGGGGTGAAGGCCAAGACACCCACTGTCCCCTGGGCTGAGCTCTGGCCCCTGTCCCGGCTGCCTCACACCAGGTGAGGAGGGCAACAAAGCGCCAGCTGGTGGCTCTTGAACATACTTGGTCCCTGCAGGGTGATCCaggcctggccccacccacctGTGCTGCCAGGCAAGGAGCTGTGGGCACTGGGGAAACCCACCCACTGTGGCCTCAGGGGCCCATGGGAGCTGGATATGTAGGACATGGGAGGCAGGGGTGCCAGCCAGAAGGGTCCTGCCCCCCTGCCACCCATGCctgctgggaggggtgggggcgagCCAGCCAGTGCTCACCAAAGTCCATGCGGTCTTTGTGGTTGCGCTGAAGCAGGGCCAGGAGCAGCTGTCTCAGCGGGGCCGAGGTCTCCCGGGGGATGCTGGGGGCACAGAGCACAATGCTCACCAGGCAGCCtcgggtggggggcgggggaggggggttgcaGCCAGAGGGAGGGGCACTCACGTGGGGACGAGCGTCTTGTTCTTCTCGTAGAAGAGGCGGAGGTCCTGggggctgctggcctgcaacGTGGGCAAGGGGAGAGGTGAGCATCCCACAGCACTCAGCCACTGCTTGTTCAGAGCCTCTGCCCCTTTGCCCCATGACCAGCCCGTATGGCCAAACACTGAGTGCCTTCATGCATTTCCAAGGAAggggctcccccagcccccgATCCAGGCCATGAAACCATCAGGACCGCTGAGTCCAGGAGCCAGGTAGCCAGGATTCCCGCCCCCCTTCCACATGACTGGTGTCACTGGTCATTTGCTCCTTGAAATCAAAGAATAGCCCATGTATCCCACTTCCAACAGGGGCCCCAGAATAAGCTTTCCCCCAAATGGGCCTCCCACCCTGAGGGGGACACCTGGCTGGCCCTCACTGAGCGCTGCTGTGCCAGGCGCTGTTCCCGGAACCAGGGCACAGCCAGGAGACAGCCCGCTGCCTTCCCAAGGCTGACGTGACCTGCCAGGTGAGGCAGCCCTCTGCATGCCCATGCGGGAAAATGGCAGCCTCGGTGGGGTGGCAGGAGCAGAAGGTCTAAGGCCCAGCCTAAGCCACGAGGCAGTCAGAAGGCTCTGGGGCAAGCTGCAGACAGCAGAGAGCTGCTGGGTCAGGCCCTGAGGGTGGGCTCAGAACCCAGGATCCTCTGGGGTCCACCACAGAGCGGAGGGTACCACTGCCTTCCAAGGGTGAGGTGCGCCCCAGAGCCTGGGATCCTGATGCCAACTCAGTGAGTCACGTCAGCCCTGGAATGCGTGGAAGGAGGCCACGAAACTTGGTTCAGACAGACATGTGGACACATGGGTGTGCCCTGGGGACAGTGGAGGCTCCGGCCTTGTCTCGGAGCAGGGCAGGGCCCTGAGGTGACCACGTGGAGTGAGCTAGGTGGCAGCGGCCCTCACCTGGAAGGGCGCCTTCCCCGTCAGGCACTGGTAGACGATGGTGCCGATGCTCCACAGATCCGCCTTCCCATCGTAGTGCTGAGACATGATGACCTCCGGGGCCTGCGGGATGAAGGGTCAGCGTAGGAGGAGGGGCACTGAATACGCACCCGCCAGAGCCTGCTCCCGCCAGGTACCCGCCGCACAGGTCAGATGCCAGCCAGCTGTCACCCAAATGGCACGGATGTGGAGGGAACCATTATGGCCATGCCAGCTGCCACCCAAACATGAGGCCACAGGACGGGGCTCAGCTCTGGACATGGGAGGGGACCACACTACTGACGCCCCCTTCTAGGGGCAGCTGGGGTGGAAGTGGCGCACCTACCATGTACATGGGGGAGCCGCAGAGTGTGGCTGCCATCATGTTGCTCTGCAGGTAGCGGGCGAAGCCGAAGTCAGCTACAGGCAAGGAAGGAGGTGTAAGGAGGGCGGCCGGGgcctccacccccaacctcccaccctggccagccctgcctcACCAATCTTGACCCGGATGTTGTTGGGGTTGGCACGGCGCCCACCGGGGTTGGACAGTAGGATGTTCTGGGGCTTCAGGTCCCGGTGGATGatgcctttgctgtgcaggagccGCATGGCGCCTGCAATCTGCTGTAGGAAGAGCCGGATGGTGTCCTCGCTCAGCGTCCGCATGGCTGTGGGGAGATGGGGCTCAGCTCACCAGCCCCCCGGAGCAAGGGGCTGCGAGCACAGGGACAGGGATGGCACAGATCCTCCCTCCTGGAGGGGCTCCTGTCCATGAAGCCCCTATGCCATCCCTCCCAGCACGGGCACATGCTCCCGTCTGCCCCGAGCCCATCAGCTGCCGGCTGTCTGGAACCTTCTTCCCTACACACCACAAAGCTTGACCTGTTCCTGTGTAccaatccccaccccccaaccctagCTCTGTGCCCTGAGCCCCTGTCCCAGCCCTCACTGAGCGAGGAGCTGAACCAATGTATCTCAGCGCTGTCCCCAACCTACACCCGGGCCCCACAGAGGCCCGAATGTGTGGGCCCAAGGTGCTCAGGACAGGCCTACGTCTTGCAGAGCAGCCAACCAGCTGCCTCAGGGACCCTGAGGGGCACTTCATCCCAGCAGACCGCAGGTGCCCTGCTTAAGAGTGACTCTTCCAGACCACATCTGCCCTGTGAGGACAACCCTGGTGGCTCTGACACAGCATGTGTCCCCAGTAGAGCTCCACACCCTCTTCCATGTTCCCCAGCAGGCGCCAGGGGGACCTGCCATTGTGATCAGGCCCGGGAAAGCTCGTTGACGCCAGGCCACCTCTCAGGCTGGGTCAGGGTGAGACGGGGCATGCAGCCCATCTGGCCACAGGGGGTCCACTCACTGTGCAGGTAGTCGGCCAGATCCCCGCCGTTACAGTACTGCAAGAGAGCAGCCATGGGCCCAGGTCAGTGGCCAGGGCAGACCCTCaagccctccccacctccccaccctggaCGCCTCCTCCCTGGGCACTTGGATGCCCTACCACCACCCTGGGACAGGTGTCCCCTGCAGCCCATGCTTGAAGAGGTCAATGGGCATGCTCATCACCCCTCCAGCACCTGCTGTGGCTGCCAGGGCTCCTGGTGAGGTGGTCCTATGCCCACAGACACGAGGACTACTTCTAAGCCCCAGATGACAAAGGGACCCAAGAAGCAAGAGGGCTCAGCCCCCCTGTCCTCACAGCTTGCCTCCAGGGACTCACCTCCATGACCAGATAGACGGAATTGGCCATTTCCTGCAGGACACATAAGAAGCAGTGAGAGACGGAAGAGAGTGAGCCCTGTCCTCCACTTGGGCAGCTCTCTGGGAAGCCTGACTTAGCCCCGCTGACAGAGGCAGCTGGCACTCACAGATGCCAACATACCATCTGGGCTCCAGGCAGGAGAGGCCAGTGGCATGGACACTGGTTGGCCTGGTGGCCTGGGGCCTGCCATGCCAGGAGAAGAGGACATCTGAGAGCCAAGTGGGCTCtggtgtgacttttttttttgtatttttaggactgtacctgcggcatatggaggttcccaggctaggggtcaaatcagagctgccagcctacaccacagacacagcaatgccagatctgagtcatatctgagaactacaccacagctcacagcaacgctggatccttaacccactgagcaaggccggggatcgaacagAGAAAACGCACCAAGTTCTTATTCCCCACCAGCGCTCTGCTCACAGTTGCAAGGGGAGTGAGTCTGAAGCATGGAGGGTGGAGCCCCaagggaggccaggctggggggagggagggagggggtgcaggAGAGACATCTCTTGGTGGCCCTGAGGGGGGTCAAGGCTCAGGCAGAGACTTGACCCCCCGAACCAGCATCCAGCCTCAGCTCCCAGGGATGACATCCCCCGCTCCCCGGCAGGACAAAGGACCCCTGCTCAGTCCCCCTGCCCCAGGAGGCTGGGCCTAGGCTCAGACTCACACCAGCAGGTGAGGAGAAAGGACACGAAGCCACAGGGTGACACCCTGTTTTTAAATGTCAatctctgaggagttcctgctggggtgcaacaggatcggtggcatctagaagcactgggatgcaggttcaatccctggcccagcacagtggcttaaggatcctgtattgccatagCTACGGCTAGTAACTGATCCCAgacctggaaactccatatgcaccggggggcagccaaaaaaaataaaaaaggaaataaaatgccaGCTCCCAAATGAGAAACCCCCCACACTTCCAGAACTCCACCAACAGAAGGGTTGTGCATGGAGGGCTGGTATGTTTCAGTGAGCAGGGGTGAGAGGTGGCCACTAAACCTCTTGGGGCTGGCTGGGCCTCAGACCAGTTCCCGCACGTCCTGCCCAGCAGTCCCAAGCCCGTCCCTGGGGGCGGGCCCAGGTAGGGAGGCAGAAGCCTTCCTCCCAGAACGGGAGGAGGTGGGCTCCGTCCACGAAAGCAGCCTTGGCCCCGCCCTCAcagcctcagccccacccccggccccgcccctccagGCCAGCTGCTGGAGAGAGATAACCTCGGGCAGGTAGTGAGTCCCCAGTTACAGGGACCTGCTGGGTGGGCCCAGGCCAGAGGGGCAGGGCATGGAAGGAGACAgagggggagaagaaggaggtCACGGTGGAGGGGGGCACAGGGAGGATCTGACCACAGAGTGGAGTGAGTCTTGGGCAGAGGACCCAGCCGAGGGCAGAGGGAGGTGCCAGAGATAAGGACCCAGAAATAACCCAGGAGATGGAAACACCCACTGCCTGTGATACCCAGGCCACCTGCTCCCTCACCTGTTGCCACCTGGACAACGGCCACTCTGGTGACATGCTGGTGCTGAGTATGCTCCAGAATTCACATACCTCCTGGGCACTGTCAGCACCTGGAGTGGCCCAGAGGCCCAGCCCCTTGCCGAGGCCACACAGCCagcggggcagggtggggactCGGGCCCAAGTGCCTCTAGCTCTCACCTGTCTTCCAGAAGGTTGGCACCCTGCTCCCCAGGAAAGCCCCAAACTTGCCCCCAGGACAGGTAGGGACAAAGTGACAAAAACAGGCAAGGCAGAAATAAAATGGATGCAGCACCCATCCCCACTGAGTGTCCCCAGGACTGGCAGAAACGCTGACCCCCACGCCAGGGCTGTGTGGGGACCAGCAGCCTGCCAGCTGGGAGGTGCAGCCCACTGCACTGCCTACTTTTCTACTCCCAAATCCAAGCAGACCCCTGGACCCCACAACCACCTCCCCCA encodes:
- the ULK1 gene encoding serine/threonine-protein kinase ULK1 isoform X1; translation: MEPGRGGLEVVGKFEFSRKDLIGHGAFAVVFKGRHREKHDLEVAVKCINKKNLAKSQTLLGKEIKILKELKHENIVALYDFQEMANSVYLVMEYCNGGDLADYLHTMRTLSEDTIRLFLQQIAGAMRLLHSKGIIHRDLKPQNILLSNPGGRRANPNNIRVKIADFGFARYLQSNMMAATLCGSPMYMAPEVIMSQHYDGKADLWSIGTIVYQCLTGKAPFQASSPQDLRLFYEKNKTLVPTIPRETSAPLRQLLLALLQRNHKDRMDFDEFFHHPFLDASAAVKKSPPVPVPSYPSSGSGSSSSSSSTSHLASPPSLGEMQQQLQKTLTSPADAAGFLQGSRDSGGSSKDSSCDTDDFVMVPAQFPGDLVADAACAKPPPDSLMCSGSSLAASAGPESRGRTPSPSPPCSSSLSPSGRAGAFSSSRCGASVPIPVPTQVQNYQRIEQNLQSPTQYQTARSSAIRRSGSTSPLGFARASPSPPSHAEHGAALARKLSLGGGRPYTPSPQVGTIPERPGWSGAPSPQAAEMRGGRSPRPGSSAPEHSPHTAGLGCRLHSAPNLSDLHVVRPKLPKPPTDPLGVAFGHPQASPPQPSHGLQSCRPLRGSPKLPDFLQRNPLPPILGSPTKAMPAFDFTKTPSSQNLLTFLARQGVVMTPPRNRTLPDLSEAGPFQGQPVGPGLRPTEDTKGPFGRSLSTGRLTDLLLKAAFGTQAPDSGSTDSLQEKPMEIAPSAGFGGNLHPGARAAGASSPSPVVFTVGSPPSGTTPPQGPRTTMFSVGSSSSLSSAGSSSARHLAPGAYSEATLEVPAPGHCCSFADPVTANLEGAVTFEAPDLPEETLMEQEHTEILHSLRFTLVFVQHVLEIAALKGSASEAAGGPEYQLQESVVADQISLLSREWGFAEQLVLYLKVAELLSSGLQTAIDQIRAGKLCLSSTVKHVVRKLNELYKTSVVSCQGLSLRLQRFFLDKQRLLDRIQSVTAEKLIFSHAVQTVQSAALDEMFHRREDCVQRYHKALLLMEGLQQILTDQADVENIAKCKLCIERRLSALLSGICA
- the ULK1 gene encoding serine/threonine-protein kinase ULK1 isoform X2, whose amino-acid sequence is MEPGRGGLEVVGKFEFSRKDLIGHGAFAVVFKGRHREKHDLEVAVKCINKKNLAKSQTLLGKEIKILKELKHENIVALYDFQEMANSVYLVMEYCNGGDLADYLHTMRTLSEDTIRLFLQQIAGAMRLLHSKGIIHRDLKPQNILLSNPGGRRANPNNIRVKIADFGFARYLQSNMMAATLCGSPMYMAPEVIMSQHYDGKADLWSIGTIVYQCLTGKAPFQASSPQDLRLFYEKNKTLVPTIPRETSAPLRQLLLALLQRNHKDRMDFDEFFHHPFLDASAAVKKSPPVPVPSYPSSGSGSSSSSSSTSHLASPPSLGEMQQQLQKTLTSPADAAGFLQGSRDSGGSSKDSSCDTDDFVMVPAQFPGDLVADAACAKPPPDSLMCSGRAGAFSSSRCGASVPIPVPTQVQNYQRIEQNLQSPTQYQTARSSAIRRSGSTSPLGFARASPSPPSHAEHGAALARKLSLGGGRPYTPSPQVGTIPERPGWSGAPSPQAAEMRGGRSPRPGSSAPEHSPHTAGLGCRLHSAPNLSDLHVVRPKLPKPPTDPLGVAFGHPQASPPQPSHGLQSCRPLRGSPKLPDFLQRNPLPPILGSPTKAMPAFDFTKTPSSQNLLTFLARQGVVMTPPRNRTLPDLSEAGPFQGQPVGPGLRPTEDTKGPFGRSLSTGRLTDLLLKAAFGTQAPDSGSTDSLQEKPMEIAPSAGFGGNLHPGARAAGASSPSPVVFTVGSPPSGTTPPQGPRTTMFSVGSSSSLSSAGSSSARHLAPGAYSEATLEVPAPGHCCSFADPVTANLEGAVTFEAPDLPEETLMEQEHTEILHSLRFTLVFVQHVLEIAALKGSASEAAGGPEYQLQESVVADQISLLSREWGFAEQLVLYLKVAELLSSGLQTAIDQIRAGKLCLSSTVKHVVRKLNELYKTSVVSCQGLSLRLQRFFLDKQRLLDRIQSVTAEKLIFSHAVQTVQSAALDEMFHRREDCVQRYHKALLLMEGLQQILTDQADVENIAKCKLCIERRLSALLSGICA